From a region of the Streptacidiphilus albus JL83 genome:
- the nth gene encoding endonuclease III yields MAKSGVVAAAGGPGFRKAKVPDTRAGLVRQARKINRALADVYPYAHPELDFENPFELLVATVLSAQTTDLRVNQTTPALFAKFPTASALAAANPEELEEVIRPTGFFRAKAKSLLGLSAALRDDFGGEVPSRLADLVTLPGVGRKTANVVLGNVFGVPGITVDTHFGRLARRFGWTESDDPVKVEHEVGAMFPKSEWTMLSHRVVFHGRRICHSRRPACGACPIAALCPSYGEGETDPVKAEKLLKYEKGGRPGQRLKPPADYPGLPASPAGAGDAGATGDAGATGTDEGSGR; encoded by the coding sequence ATGGCGAAGAGTGGCGTGGTGGCGGCTGCTGGTGGGCCGGGGTTCAGGAAGGCCAAGGTGCCGGACACCCGTGCGGGGTTGGTACGGCAGGCGCGGAAGATCAATCGGGCGCTGGCGGACGTCTATCCGTATGCCCATCCCGAGCTCGACTTCGAGAATCCGTTCGAGCTGCTGGTGGCCACGGTGCTGTCGGCGCAGACGACCGACCTGCGAGTGAACCAGACGACGCCGGCGCTGTTCGCCAAGTTCCCGACCGCGTCGGCGCTGGCGGCGGCCAATCCGGAGGAGCTGGAGGAGGTCATCCGGCCGACCGGGTTCTTCCGGGCCAAGGCGAAGTCGCTGCTGGGGCTGTCGGCCGCGCTGCGGGACGACTTCGGCGGCGAGGTGCCGAGCCGGTTGGCGGACCTGGTCACCCTGCCCGGTGTCGGCCGGAAGACCGCCAACGTGGTGTTGGGCAACGTCTTCGGCGTTCCCGGAATCACCGTCGACACCCACTTCGGGCGGCTCGCGCGGCGCTTCGGCTGGACCGAGTCCGACGATCCGGTGAAGGTCGAGCACGAGGTCGGGGCGATGTTCCCGAAGAGCGAGTGGACGATGCTCTCGCACCGCGTCGTCTTCCACGGCCGCCGGATCTGCCACTCCCGGCGTCCCGCCTGCGGCGCCTGCCCGATCGCGGCGCTCTGCCCCTCCTACGGCGAGGGCGAGACCGACCCGGTCAAGGCGGAGAAGCTGCTGAAGTACGAGAAGGGCGGCCGGCCCGGCCAGCGGCTGAAGCCGCCGGCCGACTATCCCGGGCTGCCGGCCTCCCCGGCCGGAGCCGGGGACGCCGGAGCGACCGGGGACGCCGGAGCGACCGGTACCGACGAAGGCAGCGGCCGATGA
- a CDS encoding MarP family serine protease: MNVLDILLILAACGFAVSGYRQGFVVGVLSVVGFLGGGVIAVQLLPYLLQHLPGGTTSSVVAVVVVIVFASLGQAFTTHWGWKLRGPIDRSRVRLLDAVGGALVNVVAMLLVAWLIGSALAGTSLPTVAREVRTSAVLSAVQRTLPADAPSWFSNFTSALARNGFPQVFNPFQNEPIADVPPPDPALVNSAAVVQARKSIVKVVGTAPSCGKVIEGSGFVYAPHRVMTNAHVVGGVSDPTVQLGGRTYDATVVLYDWQRDIAVLDVPGLNAPVLEFAGGAQDSAGAIVAGFPENGPFNVQAARVRQQLNAQGPDIYHRGTVTREVYSIRSTVRQGNSGGPLLTPGGEVYGVVFAKSLDDAQTGYALTAEEVEADANQGSTATAQVNTEGCAL, from the coding sequence GTGAACGTCCTCGACATCCTGCTGATCCTCGCTGCCTGCGGGTTCGCCGTCTCCGGCTACCGGCAGGGCTTCGTCGTCGGCGTGCTCTCGGTCGTCGGGTTCCTCGGCGGCGGGGTGATCGCCGTCCAACTGCTGCCGTACCTGCTGCAGCACCTGCCGGGCGGGACCACCTCCTCGGTGGTCGCGGTCGTCGTCGTGATCGTCTTCGCCTCGCTCGGCCAGGCGTTCACCACCCACTGGGGCTGGAAGCTGCGCGGACCCATCGACCGCAGCCGGGTCCGGCTGCTCGACGCCGTCGGCGGCGCGCTGGTCAACGTGGTCGCGATGCTGCTGGTGGCCTGGCTGATCGGCTCGGCGCTGGCCGGGACCTCGCTGCCGACGGTCGCCCGCGAGGTCCGGACCTCGGCAGTGCTCAGCGCCGTGCAGCGGACGCTGCCGGCCGACGCGCCGTCCTGGTTCTCCAACTTCACCTCGGCCCTCGCCCGGAACGGCTTCCCCCAGGTCTTCAACCCCTTCCAGAACGAGCCGATCGCCGACGTCCCGCCGCCCGACCCGGCGCTGGTGAACAGCGCGGCCGTGGTGCAGGCGCGGAAGAGCATCGTCAAGGTCGTCGGCACCGCGCCCAGCTGCGGCAAGGTGATCGAGGGCAGCGGCTTCGTCTACGCGCCGCACCGGGTGATGACCAACGCCCACGTCGTGGGCGGGGTGAGCGATCCCACCGTCCAGCTCGGCGGCCGGACCTACGACGCCACGGTCGTCCTCTACGACTGGCAGCGGGACATCGCGGTGCTGGACGTGCCGGGGCTCAACGCCCCCGTCCTCGAATTCGCCGGCGGCGCCCAGGACAGCGCCGGCGCGATCGTCGCCGGCTTCCCGGAGAACGGCCCCTTCAACGTCCAGGCCGCGCGCGTCCGGCAGCAGCTGAACGCCCAGGGCCCGGACATCTACCACCGGGGCACGGTCACCCGCGAGGTCTACTCGATCCGTTCGACTGTTCGACAGGGCAACTCCGGCGGACCGCTGCTCACTCCCGGCGGCGAGGTGTACGGGGTGGTCTTCGCCAAGTCGCTGGACGACGCGCAGACCGGCTACGCGCTGACGGCGGAGGAGGTGGAGGCGGACGCCAACCAGGGCAGTACCGCCACCGCCCAGGTGAACACCGAGGGTTGTGCGCTCTGA
- a CDS encoding NUDIX hydrolase, which translates to MTDMVQIARDGLPDWLAPVRDAAERVEPRQLSRFLPPAEGGRRSAVLVLFGEGPDGPDLLLIERARSLRSHAGQPSFPGGALDPEDGDPDGPGRVNAALREAREETGLDPAGVQVFGVLPDLYIPVSDFVVTPVLGWWREPSPVGPVDPAEVAAVYRVPVSQLTDPGRRARLRHPSGFRGPAFEVEGMLVWGFTAGVIDRILHFSGLERPWDTSREIEFSGRQQ; encoded by the coding sequence ATGACGGACATGGTCCAGATCGCCCGGGACGGACTGCCCGACTGGCTGGCCCCGGTCCGTGACGCCGCCGAGCGGGTCGAGCCGCGGCAGCTGAGCCGTTTCCTGCCGCCGGCCGAGGGCGGTCGGCGCTCCGCCGTGCTGGTCCTCTTCGGCGAGGGCCCCGACGGCCCCGACCTGCTGCTGATCGAGCGCGCCCGCTCGCTCCGCTCCCATGCCGGGCAGCCCTCCTTCCCCGGCGGTGCGCTCGACCCCGAGGACGGCGACCCGGACGGACCGGGCCGGGTCAACGCCGCGCTGCGCGAGGCCAGGGAGGAGACCGGCCTGGATCCGGCCGGTGTGCAGGTCTTCGGGGTGCTGCCGGACCTCTACATCCCGGTCAGCGACTTCGTGGTCACTCCGGTCCTCGGCTGGTGGCGTGAGCCGTCCCCGGTCGGGCCGGTCGATCCGGCCGAGGTCGCGGCGGTCTACCGGGTGCCGGTGTCCCAGCTGACGGATCCCGGGCGGCGGGCCCGGCTGCGGCATCCCAGCGGCTTCCGGGGCCCCGCGTTCGAGGTCGAGGGGATGCTGGTGTGGGGGTTCACCGCCGGTGTGATCGACCGGATCCTGCACTTCAGCGGCCTGGAACGGCCCTGGGACACCAGTCGGGAGATCGAATTCTCGGGTCGGCAGCAGTAG